A stretch of DNA from Natrinema halophilum:
ATCGAGCAACTGTCATAAAACGACCAGTGGAGTCGATCCTCGGTTTCTAATAGTCGGTTAAGTACTTTCTCATCACTCGAGACCGGAATCGAGCGCAGAACTGTTCCGAAAGAGAGGGGGTCGATTCCACGCCGAAACGGGGCGAAATCCCCGGTGGCAAAACACCGAAATCCGTCCGTCACTACGTATGGAATGCATGAGTACCGGGACGGCATACGACGCGGTCGTCTTCGACAACGACGGCGTACTGACGACGCCGACGGATCGGGACGTGCTAGTCGAGGCGATGCACGAAGCGTTCGAAACCGTCGGCGTCACGGAGCCGCCGGCCGATCACGTCGACATTCTCTTGAGCCCCGACGTTCCGTCGTTGCGTGGAGTCGCAGCCGAACACGCCATCGGACCGCACGAGCTCTGGACCGCCCGCGAAGAGGCGGCGATCGCGGCCCAACTCGCCGAGCTTCGATCCGGCCGAAAACGCGGCTACGATGACATCGCGACGCTCGAGTCGCTGTCGGTCCCGACCGGGATCGTCAGCAACAACCAGCACGAAACGATCGGTAACATCCTCGACCACTGCAATCTCGAAGGCTTCGACGTCTGGTACGGCCGCGAGCCGACGATCGAAGGAATCGAACGGAAGAAACCGACGCCGTACTACCTCGAACAGGCGCTTGCGGACCTCGGTGTCACGAATCCGTTGTACGTGGGGGACAGTCGAGTCGACATCGCTGCCGCCGATGCGGCCGGAATCGACGCGGCGTTCATTCGTCGCGATCACCGGGCTGGCTACGAGCTACCGACTGAGCCGGCACACGAAATCGAGACGCTTTCGACGCTGACCGGGTTGGT
This window harbors:
- a CDS encoding HAD family hydrolase, which codes for MSTGTAYDAVVFDNDGVLTTPTDRDVLVEAMHEAFETVGVTEPPADHVDILLSPDVPSLRGVAAEHAIGPHELWTAREEAAIAAQLAELRSGRKRGYDDIATLESLSVPTGIVSNNQHETIGNILDHCNLEGFDVWYGREPTIEGIERKKPTPYYLEQALADLGVTNPLYVGDSRVDIAAADAAGIDAAFIRRDHRAGYELPTEPAHEIETLSTLTGLV